In uncultured Methanobrevibacter sp., the following are encoded in one genomic region:
- a CDS encoding ArsR family transcriptional regulator has product MTNANDIEKNKNARRNVTEPTGHIEIRGNYNDAADDIDVEDILDVMGCKTRRDIINLLREEPMFVSEISNELDIGQKAIIAHLRAMEDIGILNSSYKKILRGRPRKYYDLQNEVNIHITINRNNFDVQFTDDILNTLQLPSGDEWSKLLDIEKRIDDGQLEAIDELKNQIRLYGNLLDRAEYILERTMKNR; this is encoded by the coding sequence ATGACTAATGCAAACGACATTGAGAAAAATAAAAATGCTCGCAGAAATGTCACAGAACCTACAGGTCATATAGAAATTCGTGGAAACTATAATGACGCTGCGGATGACATTGATGTGGAAGATATCCTTGATGTAATGGGTTGTAAAACTAGAAGAGACATTATAAATCTTTTAAGGGAAGAACCTATGTTTGTTAGTGAAATCTCCAATGAACTCGACATTGGTCAAAAAGCTATTATTGCACATTTGCGTGCGATGGAAGATATAGGTATCTTGAACTCCTCTTACAAAAAGATTTTAAGAGGTCGCCCACGTAAATACTATGATTTGCAAAACGAAGTTAACATCCACATTACTATCAACAGAAACAACTTCGATGTGCAATTTACAGACGACATACTCAATACTTTACAACTGCCATCTGGAGATGAATGGTCCAAGCTATTGGACATAGAAAAAAGAATTGATGACGGTCAGCTCGAGGCAATCGACGAGCTGAAAAATCAAATCAGATTATACG
- a CDS encoding nucleotide exchange factor GrpE, which translates to MTDENKSETEVETQDLDVNFEELLEEKNQEIEQLQKDLEKSQNETQEYISLSQRLQADFENFKKITDKRNKDLVKFANENVIKEFLDCYEDFGRALETENDEDLRNGIELIYNKFTDVLTKEGVSEIPAKGEKFDLNKHEALMVQESDDVENGYIIEELMKGYMYKDKVLKYSKVIVCKK; encoded by the coding sequence ATGACTGATGAAAATAAAAGTGAAACTGAAGTTGAAACCCAAGATTTAGACGTAAATTTTGAAGAACTTCTCGAAGAAAAAAATCAAGAGATAGAACAGCTTCAAAAAGATCTTGAAAAATCACAAAACGAAACCCAAGAATACATTTCACTATCACAAAGACTTCAAGCGGATTTCGAAAACTTCAAAAAAATAACTGATAAAAGAAACAAGGACCTTGTCAAATTCGCAAACGAAAACGTGATAAAAGAATTCCTTGACTGCTATGAAGACTTCGGCAGAGCTTTAGAAACTGAAAACGATGAAGATTTAAGAAATGGTATTGAATTGATCTACAATAAATTTACTGACGTACTTACAAAAGAAGGAGTAAGTGAAATTCCCGCAAAAGGTGAAAAATTTGACTTGAACAAACATGAAGCACTCATGGTTCAGGAATCCGATGATGTTGAAAACGGATACATCATTGAAGAGCTCATGAAAGGCTACATGTACAAAGACAAAGTTCTTAAATATTCAAAAGTTATAGTTTGTAAAAAATAA